From Vitis vinifera cultivar Pinot Noir 40024 chromosome 14, ASM3070453v1, a single genomic window includes:
- the LOC100267992 gene encoding PWWP domain-containing protein 6 has product METMQIVSESCGVSGPDKPQAPKEKALKEISLISGSGRQENGVRVSVTTPEVETEVSIKRIFGEGNEDISFGDKEDVVSCSVTKESEKEGVDSVLGVDHNEENVDERMAPKDGSLGLSGDASGGKVDCHDNGISLVVEVHGSSSSKEGRSSKIDSKKGQNLGKKSGYGDKDGSMHENEGNPGEKIKEMDGSNPELMGDKNGEVDEDMGDGEYQYSVGDFVWGKIKSHPWWPGQIYDPKDASKHATKYSQRDRLLVAYFGDGTFAWCYPSQLKPFEENFIEMSKQSNSRSFLKAVEEALAEIGRHVELEMTCSCTPKEIRIGLSRPLTVNAGVKEGAVMPEGGIRKFSVAHFEPAEFLSGLKCIGQVVSVTSMLEFSVLKSQMSAFFRSKGPHHQLAVYHEPQEIAGLEEKVGNGVTKTSDLGGPVEVPIQGPCEDDWLSMPVSPSFGKTSRTLLHKATGSEDKLYQRRKQKSMAEIMRGNGDVEPKNEETDMGKEDINSVKLATASEKKRRKKGGNEAESHVVNSNLASPRGRRKKSRLSGSPVTSEDRALSVESDGSEGKRESENSPVSRERKKKGLSVENDGGRLPEESEQTSVSRERKKSKYLCPPYTNVIRMHRNSGSMGDSKTEFLEVSNVAGKGERSSRAAGQSVGSPTILKCSSETTYQNKDSKEHQTPKQNRNKVIDLKEIRISLQEVLSGIRSAALNPFYLRENKSVDKISGFLSAFRSAIYHDGSNYKMFNKHGPGRKRKRQESEPGSSREDLKQNDHNSSKQARRSRKNETAEPDGPELKQAAAGKSDTKTKHKDKDKKVESATLLLSFGPGISLPSKDDLIKIFSKFGTLNESETEILYDSFCARVVFSRSSDAEEAFNGSQKASPFGAEQVTYRLRYPSSSTSRRTPDKKHHPPNKKAGKAPANPSAGGEKSQLNFIKQKLEMMTCMLEKSSGKMSGEMKSNLEGEMKGLLEKVSTMAETSSS; this is encoded by the coding sequence ATGGAAACTATGCAAATCGTATCTGAGAGTTGTGGTGTATCAGGACCGGATAAACCCCAAGCACCAAAAGAAAAAGCCCTAAAAGAAATTTCTCTGATTTCCGGTTCGGGACGCCAAGAAAATGGAGTTAGGGTTTCTGTTACCACACCGGAAGTTGAGACTGAGGTTTCGATCAAGAGAATATTCGGGGAAGGAAATGAGGATATCTCATTTGGTGATAAAGAAGACGTCGTGTCATGCTCGGTTACCAAAGAAAGTGAGAAAGAGGGAGTGGATTCTGTTTTGGGAGTCGACCACAATGAGGAAAATGTTGATGAGAGAATGGCGCCAAAAGATGGTTCCCTTGGATTGAGTGGGGATGCTTCAGGTGGGAAGGTGGATTGCCATGATAATGGCATTTCACTTGTTGTGGAAGTTCACGGATCTTCTTCAAGCAAAGAGGGGCGCTCATCAAAAATCGACTCCAAAAAGGGGCAAAATCTGGGTAAGAAAAGTGGATATGGAGATAAGGATGGGTCAATGCATGAAAATGAGGGAAACCCAGGTGAGAAAATCAAAGAGATGGATGGTTCCAACCCTGAACTGATGGGGGACAAGAATGGAGAAGTCGATGAAGATATGGGTGATGGAGAATATCAGTACTCTGTGGGTGACTTTGTGTGGGGTAAAATAAAGAGTCACCCATGGTGGCCTGGGCAGATATATGATCCGAAAGATGCTTCAAAACATGCCACAAAATACAGCCAAAGGGATCGTCTTCTTGTGGCATACTTTGGAGATGGCACATTTGCTTGGTGCTACCCATCACAGTTGAAACCTTTTGAGGAGAATTTCATAGAGATGTCCAAGCAAAGTAACTCAAGGAGCTTTCTCAAAGCTGTGGAAGAGGCACTGGCTGAGATTGGTAGACATGTAGAGTTAGAGATGACTTGCTCTTGTACCCCAAAAGAAATTAGGATTGGGCTTTCTAGACCATTGACAGTGAATGCAGGTGTCAAGGAAGGGGCTGTCATGCCCGAGGGTGGCATCAGAAAATTTTCTGTTGCTCATTTTGAACCAGCAGAATTTCTTTCAGGTTTGAAATGTATTGGCCAGGTTGTTTCTGTTACCAGTATGCTTGAGTTTTCAGTTCTTAAGAGCCAGATGTCAGCCTTTTTTCGTTCAAAAGGCCCACATCATCAACTGGCTGTGTACCATGAGCCCCAGGAAATTGCAGGCCTTGAAGAAAAAGTTGGAAATGGTGTAACCAAAACCTCTGATTTAGGTGGTCCAGTAGAAGTCCCAATCCAAGGCCCATGTGAGGATGACTGGCTTTCAATGCCTGTTTCACCTAGTTTTGGGAAAACCAGCCGAACTTTATTGCACAAAGCCACAGGTTCAGAGGATAAGTTGTATCAAAGAAGGAAGCAGAAAAGCATGGCTGAAATTATGAGAGGGAATGGTGATGTTGAGCCCAAGAATGAAGAGACAGATATGGGTAAAGAAGATATAAACTCTGTCAAATTGGCTACAGCATCtgagaagaaaaggagaaaaaaaggtgGTAATGAAGCTGAAAGTCATGTTGTCAATAGTAATTTGGCTTCTCCACGAGGGAGGAGAAAGAAGTCCAGGCTTTCAGGATCTCCTGTAACTTCGGAGGATAGGGCTCTAAGTGTTGAAAGTGATGGCAGTGAAGGCAAAAGAGAGAGTGAGAACAGTCCTGTGTCAAgggaaaggaagaagaaaggccTCAGtgttgaaaatgatggtggcagGCTTCCTGAAGAAAGTGAGCAGACCTCTGTTTCACGGGAAAGGAAGAAGAGCAAATATTTGTGCCCACCATATACAAATGTGATACGGATGCATAGAAATTCTGGCTCAATGGGTGACTCAAAGACAGAATTCCTTGAAGTTTCGAATGTCGCTGGTAAGGGAGAGCGGAGCTCCAGGGCTGCAGGTCAATCTGTTGGGTCCCCTACAATTTTAAAGTGTAGTAGTGAGACGACCTATCAGAACAAAGACAGTAAAGAACATCAGACACCAAAACAAAATCGGAACAAGGTTATTGACCTGAAGGAAATCCGCATATCATTGCAAGAAGTTCTATCTGGAATCCGATCTGCAGCCCTTAATCCCTTCTATCTGAGGGAAAACAAATCTGTTGATAAGATCAGTGGATTTCTGTCTGCATTCAGAAGTGCAATCTATCATGATGGTTCCAACTACAAAATGTTCAACAAACATGGACCTGGTAGAAAGAGAAAACGTCAAGAATCTGAACCTGGGTCATCAAGAGAAGACCTAAAACAGAATGACCACAACTCATCTAAGCAAGCCCGCAGGAGTAGAAAGAATGAAACAGCAGAGCCAGATGGCCCAGAACTCAAGCAAGCTGCTGCTGGAAAGTCAGATACGAAGACAAAACACAAAGACAAGGacaaaaaggttgaatccgctACACTTCTCTTGTCATTTGGACCTGGGATCTCCTTACCCTCAAAAGATGAcctcattaaaatattttcgaAGTTTGGGACTCTGAATGAGTCAGAAACAGAGATACTGTATGATTCTTTCTGTGCTCGGGTCgtgttttcaagaagctcagaTGCGGAAGAAGCCTTCAATGGTTCACAAAAGGCCAGTCCCTTTGGAGCTGAGCAAGTCACATATAGGCTCCGGTATCCATCATCCAGCACCTCCAGGAGGACTCCTGATAAAAAACATCACCCCCCAAACAAAAAGGCAGGCAAGGCACCTGCCAACCCATCTGCAGGAGGAGAGAAATCACAACTCAATTTCATCAAGCAGAAACTAGAGATGATGACTTGTATGCTAGAGAAGTCCAGTGGTAAAATGTCGGGGGAGATGAAATCCAACTTGGAGGGTGAAATGAAAGGGCTGTTGGAGAAGGTAAGTACAATGGCTGAAACATCCTCATCGTAG